The following proteins come from a genomic window of Metarhizium brunneum chromosome 2, complete sequence:
- the grg-1_1 gene encoding Glucose-repressible protein — MESVKQAANYVSETVQGAVSGASHEANKEVAKDSNANVGTRLSAAKDAVGDKIDQNAHDGKAEVHKQAAKN, encoded by the exons ATGGAGTCTGTCAAGCAAGCCGCCAACTACGTCTCTGAGACTGTTCAGGGTGCCgtgtctggtgccagccACGAGGCGAACAAGGAGGTTGCCAAGGACAGCAACGCCAATGTTGGCACTCG TTTGAGtgcggccaaggacgccgTCGGTGACAAGATCGACCAGAACGCCCACgatggcaaggccgaggtCCACAAGCAGGCTGCCAAGAACTAA
- the TSR2 gene encoding Pre-rRNA-processing protein TSR2 — MASSTDTGQLLPAAVRQSNFEQAVAYSLHLWPALTLAVQNNWGGPDSADKRDWFAGAIVDLFPEFSDAPQTKPIEEPDMEDVETVLLQVMIDEFEVNVDDDSGTEVAGNIVRARAECAIGQFDEVNKLNQRFQNLKGKKVDQMFTKAEDAHQDTDWESDDDDDDDDDDASDVDMDDAPAPRSAPKEKPAPQIDEDGFTKVTHKKK, encoded by the exons atggcttcaTCCACGGATACCGGGCAGCTTCTCCCCGCAG CCGTGCGACAGTCAAACTTCGAACAAGCCGTTGCCTACTCCCTCCACCTTTGGCCGGCCCTTACGCTCGCTGTTCAAAACAACTGGGGTGGCCCCGATTCAGCAGATAAGCGTGACTGGTTTGCCGGCGCTATTGTCGACCTGTTCCCCGAATTCAGCGATGCGCCCCAGACCAAGCCCATCGAGGAACCCGACATGGAGGACGTTGAGACTGTGTTGTTGCAGGTCATGATAGATGAGTTCGAGGTCAacgttgatgatgattcGGGCACAGAGGTCGCCGGCAATATCGTCCGAGCGAGAGCCGAATGCGCTATTGGCCAGTTCGATGAAGTGAACAAGTTGAACCAGCGGTTTCAAAAtctcaagggcaagaaggtgGACCAAATGTTCACGAAGGCTGAAGATGCCCATCAAGATACCGATTGGGAATcagacgatgacgacgacgacgacgacgacgacgcaagTGATGTCGACATGGATGACGCGCCTGCGCCACGTTCGGCACCCAAGGAGAAGCCAGCTCCTCAAATCGACGAGGACGGTTTCACAAAAGTTACGCACAAGAAGAAATAA
- the MRPL27 gene encoding mitochondrial 54S ribosomal protein mL41: MRPTQALSVGRYRHLKLTTKDVGKGFYKGNRTGSMGRHTKHGGYVIEWNKVRTYAVPPNLKDFKLTPFVSRQVREVPGDYKGLEKGPQDPYFYVEQWKRYNGVD, encoded by the exons ATGAGACCGACCCAAGCCCTTTCTGTCGGCCGCTATCGCCATCTCAAACTTACCACCAAAGACGTCGGCAAGGGCTTCTACAAGGGAAACAGAACTGGCTCAATGGGCCGCCACACCAAACACGGAGGATACGTAATCGAGTGGAACAAAGTCCGGACATATGCTGTTCCCCCAAACCTAAAAGACTTCAAG CTTACGCCGTTCGTCAGTCGCCAAGTTCGAGAAGTACCTGGTGACTACAAGGGTCTGGAAAAGGGACCCCAAGATCCGTATTTCTATGTTGAGCAGTGGAAACGCTACAATGGCGTGGACTAA
- the aurT_1 gene encoding Rubrofusarin-specific efflux pump aurT, protein MATMTASTEPGRLSTDKTEVDSGITSPPENTRPRDDHHVTEGKAQQSEDGGPDYPHGIKLVLIISALCLAVFLVALDQTIIAPALGAITTQFQSVKDIGWYGSAYLLTTTALQPMYGAVYKLFNVKLVYLGAVFIFEVGSLLTAVAPNSTAFIVGRAIAGIGTAGLFSGSIVILSLSMPLQKRPIVFGLIGGMWGIASVAGPLLGGVFTENVSWRWCFYINLPIGGIAMVIVALFVHINRNTSDTENMTFMERLLQLDLLGTFVFIPAIVCLLLALQWGGADYPWNDSKVIGLFVGFALMIAVFVGIQFWQGDRGTLPPRFFKNRNTLCAMMFAFFFGAGFFPLVYFISLYFQAIQGVSAVQAGIKILPLLLATVLCSVITGGLISVIGYYNFVIIPCMILYTVGSGMITTFDVDTPLRQWFGYQVIAGLGIGAGFQIGVLVVQTVLPQEMVPVGTACVQFFQALGGAIFVAVAQTLFQNGLIDTLAKDNIGIDGKIFINSGASQIKHVLEGMGRLDALDQVLEAYMIGLRHTYYISVACAACAFLAVLGLEWRSVKHGPDGRRTKKKKQETAASATV, encoded by the exons ATGGCGACTATGACCGCCTCGACCGAACCAGGACGTCTGTCCACCGACAAGACGGAAGTTGATTCTGGAATCACCTCGCCACCCGAGAATACACGCCCGCGCGACGACCACCACGTCACCGAGGGGAAGGCCCAGCAGAGTGAGGATGGCGGTCCCGACTATCCACATGGAATTAAGCTGGTCTTGATCATTTCGGCGCTGTGTCTGGCCGTGTTTTTGGTTGCCCTCGATCAGACCATTATAGCGCCTGCTCTGGGGGCTATCACGACGCAGTTCCAGAGCGTCAAGGATATT GGCTGGTACGGAAGTGCCTATTTGCTtacgacgacggcgttgcAGCCCATGTACGGTGCCGTGTATAAGTTGTTTAATGTCAAGTTGGTGTATCTCGGCGCTGTGTTTATATTTGAAGTGGGCAGCTTGTTGACTGCCGTTGCGCCCAATTCGACTGCGTTTATCGTGGGAAGAGCTATTGCAGGT ATTGGAACTGCTGGTCTCTTCTCTGGCTCCATCGTGATCCTCTCGCTCTCAA TGCCTCTCCAGAAACGTCCCATCGTATTCGGACTCATAGGCGGCATGTGGGGGATCGCCTCTGTCGCAGGCCCTCTTCTCGGCGGCGTGTTCACGGAAAACGTCTCCTGGCGATGGTGTTTCTACATCAACCTCCCCATCGGAGGCATCGCCATGGTTATTGTCGCGCTCTTCGTCCACATTAACCGCAATACATCTGACACCGAGAACATGACCTTTATGGAGCGTCTCTTGCAGCTGGATCTGCTGGGCACCTTTGTCTTCATCCCCGCCATTGTGTGTCTTTTGCTTGCGTTGCAGTGGGGAGGGGCCGACTATCCCTGGAACGACTCCAAGGTCATCGGCCTCTTTGTCGGGTTTGCACTCATGATTGCCGTCTTTGTTGGCATCCAGTTTTGGCAGGGTGACAGGGGAACCTTGCCGCCTCGCTTCTTCAAGAACAGGAATACCCTGTGCGCTATGATGTTTgcgtttttctttggcgcCGGGTTCTTCCCCCTGGTTTATTTCATCT CTCTCTACTTTCAAGCCATCCAGGGCGTATCCGCCGTCCAAGCCGGCATCAAAATCCTCCCTCTGCTGCTTGCCACGGTCCTCTGCTCCGTCATAACGGGCGGCCTCATCTCCGTCATCGGCTACTACAACTTTGTCATCATTCCCTGCATGATCCTCTACACCGTCGGCTCCGGCATGATCACCACCTTTGACGTCGACACCCCCCTCCGCCAGTGGTTCGGCTACCAGGTCATTGCTGGTCTCGGCATCGGGGCCGGCTTCCAAATCGGCGTGCTGGTCGTGCAGACGGTGCTCCCGCAGGAAATGGTTCCCGTCGGCACGGCATGTGTGCAGTTCTTCCAGGCACTCGGCGGTGCGATTTTCGTGGCTGTTGCGCAGACTCTCTTCCAGAATGGGCTCATTGACACCCTTGCCAAGGACAACATTGGCATCGACGGCAAGATCTTTATCAACAGCGGCGCTTCCCAGATTAAGCATGTCCTGGAGGGAATGGGCCGCCTGGACGCCCTGGACCAAGTGCTCGAGGCTTACATGATTGGATTGAGGCACACGTATTACATCTCCGTGGCATGTGCAGCCTGTGCGTTTTTGGCGGTGCTGGGTTTGGAATGGAGGTCTGTGAAGCACGGTCCTGACGggaggaggacgaagaagaagaagcaagagaCTGCTGCATCAGCAACTGTTTAA
- the mpaH_0 gene encoding Abhydrolase domain-containing protein mpaH: MAAALFNVKEHIIDASHIREFAYATANSQDATLKLHVKQYTPKDNPSPRRGDVTLIGAHANGFPKELYEPFLNDLYQELNKCGVRIRDVWFADCAWQGQSGILNQERGLLGNDPSWYDYSRDILHMINTFRMPRPLVAVGHSFGANVLSYTALLHPRLFHSMVLLDPAIAYYHTSLPMDFRASPAAASVGRRDRWPSREAAAALFKKAPFYQAWDPRVLEQWIKHGLHNTTADPNGEVVLATTKHQEVFTFLRPSWPAFDAEGKNAIDPKWMPDAGTSIKVEYPMYPFYRPEAINTFIRMPSLRPGIVFILGGQSNVVSDADVKTRTETTGTGLGGSGGVASGRVKEVVHEDYGHLIPMEVPRFCAQHAADFLKKELDIWAVEEAEYEEWAKKSNTDKVTISQEFKKHLGVTDRPRAKM, translated from the exons ATGGCCGCAGCGTTGTTCAACGTCAAGGAGCACATCATCGACGCCTCTCACATCCGAGAGTTCGCCTATGCCACAGCCAATTCACAAGATGCCACGCTAAAACTACACGTCAAGCAATATACTCCCAAAGACAATCCATCACCCCGGAGAGGTGACGTAACCTTGATTGGCGCCCATGCCAACGGCTTCCCCAAG GAACTTTATGAACCATTCCTCAATGACCTTTACCAAGAGCTCAACAAGTGTGGCGTGCGTATCCGTGATGTCTGGTTTGCCGACTGTGCTTGGCAGGGCCAAAGTGGTATCCTCAACCAGGAACGAGGTCTCTTGGGCAATGATC CTTCTTGGTATGATTACTCTCGAGACATCCTACACATGATCAACACGTTCCGTATGCCGCGCCCTCTGGTCGCCGTTGGGCATTCGTTCGGCGCAAACGTCCTCAGCTATACCGCACTGCTGCATCCGCGTCTGTTCCACAGCATGGTGCTCCTGGATCCTGCTATTGCTTACTACCACACAAGCCTCCCCATGGATTTCAGAGCAAGTCCTGCCGCCGCGAGCGTTGGGAGGCGTGACCGGTGGCCGTCGCGggaggctgccgccgccttgtTCAAGAAGGCTCCGTTTTACCAAGCCTGGGACCCGCGCGTCTTGGAGCAATGGATCAAGCACGGGCTGCACAATACCACCGCAGATCCAAACGGGGAGGTGGTGCTGGCAACCACCAAGCACCAGGAAGTCTTTACCTTTCTTCGTCCCAGCTGGCCCGCGTTTGATGCCGAGGGCAAAAACGCCATTGACCCCAAATGGATGCCTGACGCCGGGACCTCCATCAAAGTTGAATACCCCATGTATCCTTTCTACCGGCCGGAGGCGATAAACACCTTCATCCGCATGCCTAGTCTGCGCCCTggcatcgtcttcatcttgggcGGGCAGAGCAACGTCGTTAGTGATGCCGACGTTAAAACGAGAACGGAGACCACAGGCACTGGCTTGGGAGGCAGCGGTGGCGTCGCCTCCGGTCGGGTCAAGGAGGTTGTGCATGAGGACTACGGGCATCTTATCCCTATGGAAGTTCCCCGTTTCTGTGCCCAGCATGCCGCGGATTTCCTTAAAAAGGAGTTGGATATCTGGGCCGTAGAGGAGGCAGAATATGAAGAATGGGCAAAAAAGTCAAATACCGACAAAGTAACCATCTCTCAGGAGTTCAAGAAACACCTCGGCGTCACAGACAGGCCAAGGGCCAAGATGTAG
- the AGO10 gene encoding Protein argonaute 10 yields MSDRGGRGGAYRGGGGGRGRGDFQGSFRGSRGGSDRGGRGGFRGGRGGAPPNESRSKVFSIDGRIPSPDQTVTELENRIISQHESAVKGLTTKMGALTVQQKSASPDTFPERPAFGSSGKSVLLWANYFPVHFKIPVLYRYVLRVTEEVSSAAKGKEKTEVKDVKGRKLHLAIEHLLRHFTSTDKSRALASQFKDQIVSVKPLDLHKNPISISIPSENDDREPDVVDILIDGPTEIRISDIMTYTQTMDDHGDRNTYPKFPEMIDALNMILGHNARSKLGEITAIGGSRFFPFNKDSTTASLAQDYHTLIAARGFFQSARLATGRLLLNTNVTHGVFRVAGKMDQLMKSLAIQQVARDDHRLKRLVGAFAKFLPKARVWVTFTIADGTKVRRSKALQGLVTKITASTAEGPNRPTINMDYEYPGPKNVRFWLEEESRFISVHDYYKRKYGMTLQDFPVLNLGTPKRPSFFPAEVIEIQPGQSVRAKLTGEETTAMLAFACRTPYENALSISSDARNVLEYDGNETLQKFGVTVDKNLATVNGRVLNVPAVAYIDATKKKISVNPFNGSWNMRAVKVVKKGDMISRWTYMNLLSRDTDRQVGLETMEDFAKFMANDLGMNIAKSPVRLPKHFMTKDGALYGPGLVNFFKWAEDNKIQYIMFILGQKDSGGLYTKIKRLGDCVHGIHTSCLVAKHLFKEKNFSYYSNVGLKINLKSGGVNHKLTNDFGLLKEGKTMLVGYDVTHPTNMNVVKGNEPPSLVGLVASVDQDLGQWPAMAWEQKSKQEMLGSTLTDAFKSRLSLWRAHNNKTLPENIVIFRDGVSEGQFAQVIDQELPMIRDACRQTYQSGKQPKISIIVSVKRHQTRFYPTNTEDMSRSGNVKNGTVVDRGITLAPYWDFFLTAHEALQGTARPAHYTVLLDEVFRYKYGERAANELERLTHELCYLYGRATKAVSICPPAYYADIVCERARAHRPEYDVSDVESVSTSTSSESSGAGSIRQVHKSLRDTMYYI; encoded by the exons ATGTCTGATCGAGGCGGACGCGGTGGAGCCTATCGTGGTGGAGGTGGCGGACGCGGTCGAGGAGACTTTCAAGGAAGCTTCCGTGGAAGTAGAGGAGGTTCGGATCGTGGTGGCAGAGGAGGGTTCCGaggtggccgtggaggagCACCGCCGAACGAGTCGAGATCTAAGGTTTTCAG TATCGATGGGCGAATTCCCAGTCCCGACCAAACAGTCACGGAGCTCGAAAATCGCATCATTAGTCAGCATGAATCGGCTGTCAAGGGACTCACCACCAAAATGGGTGCCTTGACTGTCCAGCAAAAGTCGGCCAGCCCCGATACTTTTCCCGAGAGACCAGCTTTCGGGTCTAGTGGCAAATCCGTTTTGCTTTGGGCAAACTACTTCCCGGTGCACTTTAAGATCCCTGTCCTATACAGATACGTGCTCAGGGTTACCGAAGAAGTTTCCTCAGCTGCTAAAGGCAAAGAGAAGACCGAAGTCAAGGATGTTAAGGGCCGAAAACTTCATCTTGCCATTGAGCATCTTCTGAGACACTTCACCTCGACTGATAAGAGCCGAGCTCTGGCGTCTCAGTTCAAGGACCAAATTGTTTCGGTTAAACCACTGGATTTACACAAAAACCCCATCAGTATCAGCATTCCGTCCGAGAATGATGATCGCGAGCCTGATGTGGTCGACATCTTGATTGATGGGCCCACGGAGATTCGCATATCTGACATAATGACGTACACGCAGACTATGGACGATCATGGCGATAGGAACACTTATCCCAAGTTCCCAGAGATGATTGACGCCTTGAATATGATTCTCGGTCACAACGCTCGTTCGAAACTAGGTGAAATCACAGCTATTGGCGGGTCACGTTTTTTCCCGTTCAATAAGGACTCAACCACCGCCAGTCTCGCACAGGACTATCACACTCTGATTGCTGCGCGTGGGTTCTTTCAATCAGCTCGACTGGCTActggccgccttcttctgaACACCAACGTCACTCATGGTGTTTTTCGAGTTGCCGGCAAAATGGACCAACTCATGAAGTCCCTCGCTATTCAGCAGGTGGCTCGTGATGATCACAGATTGAAGAGGCTTGTTGGTGCCTTTGCCAAGTTTTTGCCCAAGGCCAGAGTGTGGGTGACTTTTACCATTGCTGATGGAACCAAAGTCCGCAGGAGCAAAGCTCTTCAAGGCCTTGTGACCAAGATAACAGCGTCAACTGCTGAGGGGCCCAACCGTCCAACAATCAACATGGATTATGAGTATCCGGGGCCTAAGAATGTCAGGTTCtggcttgaagaagaaagccGTTTCATTTCTGTTCACGATTACTATAAGAGGA AATATGGCATGACACTCCAGGACTTCCCTGTTCTGAATCTCGGCACTCCTAAACGCCCGTCATTTTTCCCGGCCGAAGTAATTGAGATCCAGCCTGGTCAGAGTGTAAGAGCAAAGCTCACTGGCGAAGAAACGACCGCCATGCTTGCCTTTGCGTGTCGCACCCCATATGAAAACGCGCTGTCCATATCTAGCGATGCCCGAAACGTCCTTGAGTACGACGGCAATGAGACTCTTCAGAAGTTTGGTGTTACTGTTGACAAGAATCTTGCTACTGTTAACGGACGAGTCCTTAATGTTCCGGCCGTGGCTTACATCGATGCTACTAAGAAAAAGATTTCTGTCAACCCTTTTAACGGATCTTGGAACATGAGGGCCGTCAAGGTCGTCAAGAAGGGCGACATGATTTCTCGATGGACATATATGAATTTACTCTCCCGAGACACTGATAGGCAAGTCGGTCTTGAGACCATGGAagactttgccaagttcaTGGCTAATGACCTGGGCATGAACATCGCCAAGTCACCTGTTCGGCTACCGAAGCATTTCATGACCAAGGATGGAGCCCTGTATGGCCCAGGCTTAGTAAACTTTTTCAAATGGGCTGAGGACAACAAAATCCAGTACATTATGTTTATCCTGGGCCAGAAAGACAGTGGTGGGCTCTATACTAAGATCAAGCGCCTGGGAGACTGTGTACATGGCATTCACACAAGTTGCCTCGTTGCCAAACACTTATTCAAGGAGAAAAACTTTTCCTACTATAGCAACGTTGGCCTCAAGATCAAtctcaagtctggtggtgtCAATCACAAGCTTACCAATGACTTTGGGCTTCTGAAGGAGGGGAAGACAATGCTAGTTGGTTACGATGTCACTCACCCGACAAATATGAATGTCGTAAAGGGCAACGAACCCCCTAGTCTCGTTGGTCTCGTCGCTTCTGTCGACCAAGATCTTGGCCAATGGCCCGCTATGGCATGGGAGCAAAAGTCCAAGCAAGAAATGCTTGGTAGCACCCTTACTGATGCATTCAAGTCCCGCTTGAGCCTGTGGCGAGCCCATAATAACAAGACACTTCCTGAAAATATCGTTATTTTCCGCGATGGTGTTTCAGAAGGCCAATTCGCACAGGTCATTGACCAGGAATTGCCCATGATCAGAGACGCTTGCCGCCAGACATACCAATCTGGCAAGCAGCCAAAGATATCAATCATTGTCTCCGTCAAGCGGCATCAAACGAGGTTCTACCCAACAAACACGGAAGACATGTCTCGCTCCGGTAACGTCAAGAACGGCACTGTTGTCGATCGCGGCATTACACTCGCCCCATACTGGGACTTTTTCCTGACCGCACACGAGGCCTTGCAGGGAACGGCTCGGCCAGCACACTATACTGTACTGCTGGACGAGGTATTCAGGTACAAGTACGGCGAACGAGCGGCCAACGAGCTGGAGCGCCTGACTCACGAGCTCTGCTACTTGTATGGGCGAGCCACCAAGGCTGTGAGCATTTGCCCGCCAGCCTACTACGCGGATATAGTGTGCGAGCGTGCTCGTGCTCATCGTCCGGAATACGACGTCAGCGACGTTGAAAGTGTCTCGACCTCTACGTCGTCAGAGTCATCGGGTGCGGGGAGTATCAGGCAGGTCCATAAGTCGTTGAGGGATACTATGTATTATATCTGA
- the FMN1_0 gene encoding Riboflavin kinase: protein MATNGRPSIVGPDSGPSAPYPYKMEGKVISGFGRGSKELGIPTANLPVDSALTPWISSIPSGVYFGYASLNLPAGHPQRPASSSSPGPASFSVYPMVMSIGYNPFYKNTVRSAEVHVLHGFTADFYDAHMRLLILGFIREEKDYKSLEALIDDINFDCEVAKSSLARQAWKAESVGDGAEWLLKEL from the exons ATGGCGACAAACGGCCGTCCATCCATTGTCGGCCCAGACAGCGGCCCCTCGGCGCCGTACCCCTACAAAATGGAGGGCAAAGTAATTTCAGGCTTCGGCCGAGGCTCCAAAGAG CTCGGCATTCCCACCGCCAACCTCCCCGTGGACTCGGCCCTCACCCCCTGGATATCCTCCATCCCGTCAGGCGTCTACTTCGGCTACGCGTCGCTCAACCTGCCCGCGGGGCACCCGCAAAGGccggcctcctcctcctcccccggGCCGGCCTCCTTCTCCGTCTACCCGATGGTCATGTCCATCGGCTACAACCCGTTTTACAAGAACACTGTGCGCAGCGCCGAGGTCCACGTGCTGCACGGGTTCACCGCCGACTTTTACGACGCCCACATGAGGCTGTTGATCCTGGGCTTCATCCGCGAGGAAAAGGACTACAAGAGCCTGGAGGCCCTCATCGACGACATCAATTTCGACTGCGAGGTTGCAAAGAGCAGCCTGGCGAGGCAAGCGTGGAAGGCGGAGAGTGTGGGCGACGGGGCCGAGTGGTTGCTCAAGGAGCTCTAG
- the ERT1 gene encoding Transcription activator of gluconeogenesis gives MPNEVEDHSADLSDHLSDNEEENESPNKDDDNMTDTKKKYDPKDPQRPRRKKARRACFACQRAHLTCGDERPCKRCIKRGLADACQDGVRKKAKYLHDAPPEALRPVLGPNYDPEAERVRTNGQRQNSTHSDTVSPVTGGNGFLAPGNGPSFPVFSAANQPQVGMPDSLPFNAQATSAFQTSPAATAPQMDNMMQGNSMDFNALFDPSNPALYNFDLEGLNFGSQYAGWEFGILNKMGLAAETPPRENSISATPTTEANYASLFGNGPNQPFDTMMTGSDYSGVDSTTSIYTQGNLQHGLPHAYAIAAGPNSLASPSTDATASPQAALDGSPHTAFNHLPGVASAGRMKPKQDKMSQILIGKRRDSASVYANVKEPYPYTAGFHNMISVIKHRLPVNKLVMIARSLGEIRPSFIACTKDLTREDLLFMEKCFQRTLFEFDDFLQHCCAPTIVCRRSGEIAAVNKEFTALTGWTKNVLLGKEANRNVFVGPTPYGSDDGTDGSTRPDATTPHLKNATLEPSGERPQPVFLAELLDDDSVVQFYRDFAQLAFEDSRGKVQRSCSLNKYRTQDMLDGKETPTHRDRTGILSSRVTKIDSEHGISRIEKDGKVNCTYCWTIKRDVFDIPMMIIMNFLPRYYPNQEPHQLAV, from the exons ATGCCCAACGAGGTGGAGGACCATAGTGCCGATTTGTCGGACCATCTGTCTGATAATGAGGAAGAGAACGAGTCCCCcaacaaggacgacgacaacatgACTGATACCAAGAAGAAGTATGATCCAAAGGATCCCCAGCGACCAAGGAGAAAGAAGGCTCGCAGGGCCTGTTTTGCGTGCCAAAGGGCTCACTTGACATGCG GTGATGAGCGGCCGTGTAAGCGCTGTATCAAACGAGGGTTGGCCGACGCTTGCCAAGACGGCGTGCGTAAGAAGGCCAAATATCTTCATGACGCGCCGCCTGAAGCCCTCCGGCCTGTATTGGGACCCAACTATGATCCAGAAGCCGAGCGTGTTCGGACCAATGGCCAACGCCAAAACTCGACTCATTCCGACACTGTATCGCCGGTGACTGGAGGCAATGGCTTCCTTGCCCCGGGCAATGGGCCGTCGTTTCCCGTCTTCTCAGCCGCGAACCAGCCGCAAGTAGGCATGCCAGACAGCCTACCGTTCAATGCGCAAGCAACATCGGCCTTTCAGACCAGTCCAGCAGCGACTGCACCTCAAATGGACAATATGATGCAAGGGAACTCGATGGACTTCAACGCCTTGTTCGACCCCAGCAACCCTGCGTTGTACAACTTTGACCTGGAGGGCCTCAACTTCGGCAGTCAGTACGCCGGGTGGGAGTTTGGCATCCTGAATAAGATGGGCCTGGCGGCAGAAACTCCGCCGCGGGAGAACTCCATCTCAGCGACGCCAACAACCGAGGCCAACTATGCCTCCTTGTTTGGCAATGGCCCCAACCAGCCTTTTGATACCATGATGACTGGGAGCGACTACTCCGGAGTTGACTCCACCACTTCCATCTACACCCAAGGCAATCTGCAGCACGGATTGCCACATGCATATGCTATTGCGGCAGGCCCAAACAGTCTTGCCAGCCCCAGCACAGATGCCACTGCGAGTCCACAGGCAGCCCTCGACGGGTCGCCGCACACAGCATTCAACCACTTGCCGGGCGTGGCGAGTGCAGGCAGGATGAAGCCTAAGCAGGACAAGATGTCCCAAATCCTGATTGGCAAGAGACGAGACTCTGCTTCCGTTTATGCCAATGTTAAGGAACCCTATCCCTACACCGCTGGGTTCCACAACATGATTTCGGTTATCAAGCACCGCCTGCCAGTAAACAAACTTGTCATGATTGCGAGATCATTGGGAGAAATTCGTCCCTCCTTTATCGCATGTACCAAGGACCTGACGAGGGAAGATTTGTTGTTCATGGAGAAGTGTTTCCAACGCACCCTCTTTGAGTTTGACGACTTTCTGCAACACTGCTGCGCGCCGACAATTGTGTGTCGACGCTCTGGAGAGATTGCTGCCGTCAACAAGGAGTTTACAGCTCTCACGGGTTGGACGAAAAATGTGTTGCTAGGCAAGGAGGCGAACCGAAATGTCTTTGTCGGACCAACACCATATGGGTCGGACGACGGGACTGACGGCAGCACACGGCCTGATGCCACAACGCCGCATCTCAAAAATGCCACTCTTGAACCGAGTGGTGAAAGACCTCAGCCTGTTTTCCTGGCAGAGCTACTAGACGACGACAGCGTTGTTCAATTCTACCGCGACTTTGCTCAACTTGCCTTTGAAGACAGTCGGGGCAAGGTTCAAAGAAGCTGCAGCCTGAACAAATACCGGACACAAGACATGTTGGACGGTAAGGAGACGCCGACGCACAGAGACCGGACGGGTATCCTGAGCAGCCGTGTCACCAAGATTGACAGTGAGCATGGCATCTCGCGGATTGAAAAGGACGGCAAGGTCAACTGCACATATTGCTGGACAATAAAGCGGGATGTATTCGATATTCCCATGATGATCATAATGAAC TTTCTGCCACGGTATTATCCTAACCAGGAGCCACACCAGCTTGCTGTATAG